The Podospora pseudocomata strain CBS 415.72m chromosome 1 map unlocalized CBS415.72m_1, whole genome shotgun sequence genome has a segment encoding these proteins:
- a CDS encoding uncharacterized protein (EggNog:ENOG503P2Q6; COG:H), whose protein sequence is MRRVVSCLPVKPALLYRQPSSSSSSSLRFVVRTPPNQLQPRLLTPTLFNQQRSLYSKMATPTAPEDPIVKALQEFTTCDVSDALIKLKYRNGGFLSGLTMWSPQRQDGDTKIVGPAYTVQYVPLDDPRPKHPSHYIDSVPAGAVIFVSCPPKTPNAVYGGLMSTRAKASGAVGSVIDGRFRDLQEQRGLGFPIFARDVGTAPPAELLKVAAVNVPVKLQTDEQDMTIRPGDYLIGDVNGAVVLPKELAEQAIPLMKKQVEADEKMAVEIAKGMSFSEASKMFRL, encoded by the exons ATGCGTAGAGTTGTGTCTTGTTTGCCCGTGAAACCTGCATTGTTATATCGTCAGCCGAGCagctcatcttcttccagttTGAGATTTGTTGTCCGAACCCCGCCAAACCAATTACAGCCGAGGTTGTTAACACCAACACTGTTCAACCAACAGAGGTCGCTGTATTCCAAGATGGCTACTCCAACCGCACCAGAGGATCCAATTGTGAAGGCGTTGCAAGAGTTCACTAC TTGTGACGTCTCCGACGCCCTGATCAAGCTCAAGTACCGCAATGGCGGGTTCCTATCCGGGCTGACGATGTGGTCCCCTCAGAGACAGGACGGGGATACAAAGATTGTTGGGCCGGCGTATACGGTCCAATATGTCCCGCTGGACGATCCTAGGCCGAAGCATCCGAGTCATTAT ATCGACTCTGTCCCTGCGGGAGCGGTTATCTTTGTTTCTTGCCCTCCCAAGACTCCAAATGCAGTTTATGGTGGATTGATGAGCACGAGGGCGAAGGCGAGTGGTGCCGTGGGGAGTGTGATTGATGGACGGTTTAGGGATTTGCAGGAGCAGAGGGGGCTGGGGTTTCCG ATCTTTGCGAGGGATGTCGGAACAGCGCCTCCTGCTGAGTTGCTCAAGGTGGCGGCGGTCAATGTGCCAGTCAAACTGCAGACTGATGAGCAGGATATGACGATCAGGCCGGGGGATTACCTCATTGGTGATGTGAATGGGGCTGTGGTGCTGCCCAAGGAGTTGGCGGAGCAGGCGATTCCGCTGATGAAGAAGCAGGTGGAGGCGGATGAGAAGATGGCGGTGGAGATTGCGAAGGGGATGAGCTTTTCGGAGGCGAGTAAGATGTTTAGGCTTTGA